A single Lactuca sativa cultivar Salinas chromosome 8, Lsat_Salinas_v11, whole genome shotgun sequence DNA region contains:
- the LOC111909461 gene encoding aquaporin TIP1-2, which yields MPISSIAIGTPAEASSPDALKAALAEFISMLIFVFAGEGAGMAFGKLTDGGAATPAGLISASIAHAFALFVAVSVGANISGGHVNPAVTFGLFVGGHISFLRSVVYWIAQCLGSVVACLLLKFATGGLETSAFALSSGVGEWNAVVFEIVMTFGLVYTVYATAVDPKKGDLGIIAPLAIGFIVGANILAGGAFDGASMNPAVSFGPAVVSWTWNSHWVYWLGPFVGAGIAALVYEIIFIGSSTHEPLTTVDY from the exons ATGCCAATTTCCAGTATTGCCATTGGAACTCCAGCGGAAGCAAGCTCGCCGGACGCCCTAAAAGCCGCCCTTGCAGAGTTCATTTCGATGCTCATTTTTGTTTTTGCCGGCGAAGGCGCCGGGATGGCTTTTG GAAAGTTAACTGATGGTGGTGCCGCAACACCAGCCGGTCTTATTTCCGCATCAATAGCGCATGCTTTTGCGCTATTTGTGGCGGTGTCGGTTGGTGCTAATATTTCAGGGGGTCATGTGAACCCTGCTGTGACATTCGGCTTGTTTGTTGGTGGTCACATTTCGTTTTTGAGAAGTGTTGTATATTGGATTGCACAGTGTCTCGGGTCCGTTGTTGCTTGCTTGCTTTTAAAATTTGCAACCGGGGGTTTG GAAACATCGGCTTTTGCACTTTCATCGGGTGTGGGAGAGTGGAATGCGGTGGTGTTTGAGATAGTGATGACTTTTGGACTGGTGTACACGGTGTACGCAACCGCGGTTGATCCTAAAAAGGGCGATTTGGGGATTATTGCACCACTAGCTATTGGGTTCATAGTTGGTGCAAACATCTTAGCTGGCGGTGCGTTCGATGGTGCATCTATGAACCCTGCTGTGTCATTCGGTCCAGCTGTCGTCAGCTGGACCTGGAACAGCCACTGGGTTTACTGGCTAGGCCCATTTGTGGGTGCGGGTATAGCCGCACTTgtatatgaaattatttttatcgggtcaagtactcaTGAGCCTCTCACAACCGTAGATTACTAA